caacaacaacaacgcagcagcagcagaagCATCccgacaattattattatagtgcTGAAGTTggcagagcaaaaaaaacataaaggttaacattgttttttctctccttttGCCAACAAGATTTAATTATGGagtgtttattattatattgttctTAACCTTTTGTACACacacaactttttattttcttcattcgtCGTTTCACTTTATATGATCTCATTAAATCTCTATTAACGTCATGTCATGCCATTTTTTCActctcttctatttttttttctgcaataattgttattattattgtttaatgAAACGACGACTGAtggtgcaagaaaaaaaacatcctGCCTTGCACCGCGAGTCATTAAAATACTCGATCGAAGCATGTGCTTTAATTGAAACTTACGTGAGAGTTAAAGCAGCACTTTGCAAGacgataaacttttttttgttggtttgttAGTAAAAGTAATCATCCACTTAAAGGTTTTCACTCGATGTCGCGTCGTCGTCATGCTCGGCACGAGCCAAACAAACTGTATTTTGTGTAAATCAAAATccgattaaaagtttttccttgcGTTGAAGTGAACTTTGATTCATGCCCGAGATTAAGTGGCCACCGATTTGGGTTGAAAAAATAGCAattcatcaaataataaaaatttctgttacgaaatccgaaattttttcaacaatcgatttattattattttttttattgttgaaatttttgtctaagtcgaaaaaattttgttaaaaaaagaaaaagtaaatcCAAAACAGTCAAATCAATCGaaagtattttattatgattttgtttgtctatcaatttttttttcgaatggaGAGACCTTAacactgacaaatttttattgttattattgcgaATTTATTGAAccataaaaatcaacaatatcggtactttttttcattctttccaTCTCTCACtctaatataaataaatacttttacgCTACAAATGACATCATTTAACCAAGCATGAACTATCGATTTGTAAAGCAAATACCGTCGTCGACACAGACAATCGATATCGTGTTCATGGTTCCTTCTTTGTGTGAACAAACACTGTAGTATACCAATATTGGTCAATTGAATCTCAAAACAGTTTTGTATCGAAATTGAAATTGAGAGTAAGCGTAGAAAATGACCTTAAGGTGAATAAACTTACTTAGGCGTATCTAgcacgaaatatttttctaagcGCAaccagcaacaaaaaaaaagggatgAAGTTGAGGATGGAATTTGCTGCCGGTGTGTTcgttacgattattattatggttATTTCAGCATTATTACTTTCCACTCGTGTATTACGTAATTTtccttgctttttttttgcaaatctcTTACGGATCTCtgcgtaataataatagtaatcgcaaacacataaaataatgGGACAACATCTTTCCTCACGTTGCGCTTTGATTGCTATCACAGTAAATTTACAACTAAATGATGAGTTTTATTTCACTTACCTGACCTTTCGTAaccgtttaaaatttgattttactttaggcaagtgcaattttaaaaatattttacatcacAACTcttcacttttaaaaaaaaataaataaatgaatgaaaaacaaaattataataatctaaaattttcttaatattaaatcttttaacCTTTAACCTTTTAGTTCAAGAATAAGTTGAAATAAGTCAAATATTATTCTGGcctttcaaccaaatttttgtaaagaaatcaatttttaagaaaattatttaaaatttttttaaattaagtcaaattatttggcttaagtcaaacttaaaaTGACTGATACtcaagcttaagtcataattcaaatagttttgatttaataagTTATGcagatctgaaaaaatttcaaaaatatcactaagagtttaaaagtcaaaaccattttacttatgacttaagctagagcaaaaatcacttaagtttgacttaagtcaaattaattgacttaattcaccaagttttaaaaaaatctaaaaagttatatttttttacaaaactgggtcggaaatctaaaaaaaattgacttttgacttatttaaactttatctCAAACTTAAGCGTTAGTCCAAagctttttaagtcaaaatattcttttgatTTATACTTAActtaaagtttaagtcacaAAAGTTTAAACGTAACTTAACTTAAACGAAAAGAGTTAATgtcaaaattgacttttttcttaaactaatGAATCtcattaagtcaaattaagttgaattcaaaaacttaatttgcatttgtagaaaatttaaattaaaggtttttctaagcaaaatcttttaaagtaaaaaaaataatatttttttagtatctgttttaatatttaacaatttttttaactttaagtttaaatttaaatcaaaaaaaaaaaatttttaagttttaagtcaaaaaattttttcggacctaaatttaaaacttcttcaaaaatactaaaataaaagaaaatttaataattttttctttaaaaatagataactaattttaaaaaaaaaaaatcattagttTTGAGATCCAAAATAaactgaaacatttttccaaaTTGCACTTACCTAACACTCACATCAAtcgtcaatcaaaaaattttgttaaatcaaTAATCTCTCTTTTTCATGTACTTGACTGACAGAAATCATGGAGAGATGATATTGAtgaatttctgttttttcaCGAATTAAATTCGATCGACGAAACGTTAAAACGTTGAAACGAATGCAAAGCACATAAAAACATGTctggattattttttgtgtaaaaatctttttctaaACAGTAGTCTCTTCACTCCACTATTAATACATGTTTTGTTTCTCATTATGCTTTCAAAGTTAGTTTCCTGTCTACCGTTCaacataataatcatcatcataataaataGCCAGCAAGAAGTAACGAAAAATCAGATCGCGTGTTTAATGTTTCTTcaaacattctttttttttgcatacttTGTAACGGAGCCTACGTGACCCATCCTTATCTCTGCGAACAGCAAACAGAGAGGAGAAATTTACgttgaaaattgattatattcaataaattttaagtaaaaaacagATCACACGCCCACAGCGTCAAGTAAAAGTATCAACAACATGTCTGGGGAGTCGTTACTTGATACGTTGATGAATGATTACCTATACTTTGCATGAGCATTGCCAACAGTTTGATGACAGGATTTCAACAGAGTGTCATTCGAtacttttttaacatttaataaatGCATTTCCTGAAATGTCGTAATGGCAGATAATCTTCGGTCACCGCGTTATTTTGCGTCATCGACACTGAAGTAGTAATAATATACATTAAGCCTAATTCGGTTAATTTAATGTCCCCTTTTTGTATCGAATTATGGAGTAACAAGTACGTGCGTAAATGGACCAGATTTGTTATAATATGCTAATCCCGTtccatgaaattattattttccatcAAAGCAGCAGGTACTACCGAGAATAATGGCCTTTTTCATATCTTTATCTCTTTTTGTTGTGGTTATAACGGCAAAAAGACCATAAAAGCTGCTTTTTCTGACATTGCAGCCCTTCTTttgttcgcaaaaaaaaagcatagtGAAGTCGTAAAATCCCATGACTGACTGAAAAACTCATCGGATATGGTAACTCGTTTCCACGCCTTCGTagttttcactttaaaaattctatgaaattacctctactaattttttatcagcattttttttttctataaaggcaaaaaatattaataataaatacgagTAATGCAAAGGTTTCCTGAGgaaatgcaattatttttttatttatagattaAACGATGTTCATacacgtgaaaaaaaagagtctcCGACATGAACATATGAAGACTATTAGTAAAACCCGTTCAAGACTTGAATAgtcttttattatcattattattgctattatcatcatcagagATACTCCATAGAGGTCTGGCTGGATATGtaggaaattataaaaaatacaacatttttaagtattttttatagaaaattagtaGTTGCGGATAAAGAcacttttaataaagtttatatGCGTCTGGTTGGGTCAAGAGACTTTAATGGCTTATTTTaactttgtaactttttttttcaatgttatgCTGATTGAATATTTTGCGTAAAAAGGTGTAATTAGAGAATTAAGTTTAATGCTTTAATTAGAGGCGTTGATAAAACTTGATTGAAATTGAGTGAGTGGTAGAAATTTTTGCAGACTTTCATGACAAACTTTAATTGAAGAGATGGaaatagctttaaaaattgatgtttgatgacaaaaaaatatatgttgatgataattttattatatttttaatagttttggaaaaaaaataatcaatttcgtgattgattttatttatttattattttttttttaattttttgagttttataaattatttttttgtttaaattaaaaacatgatataatttatttactattaaatttaatacaaaaacaatAAGAACATAAATTGTTTATcccatatttttatgttaaaatttatattttcaaaatttgtaaaaaaaattacattaaactatattaaatgctcaaaaaagcatccaaaaatggtttaaaaatggttttaatattttttaaacaaaatatttaatttaaaaaaaaacaaaaaataattttaaagtaataaataattaaattttttatgaaaggttaaataaaaaattaatttaattgtaacttaatttacatttttttttcaaacaaaaattaaagtttcccaaaatttaatcaaggGAACAAAAATAGTGTGTCCAAAGCTTGAGCTTGCTTGCTTGAAAGCCTAAgtcttgaaattcaaatttagagaaataataattaaaattgattaaaaaactttgaaatttaaattaatttacaaacttttatttaaaaaaaattattaattaattaaacgtatatttgtaatttttaataaatttcattaaaatttaacttatttaaattattttttaaatcaattcaatttaatttaagtgtttaaaaattaattaaacttcagttgagtaattttaaatttttttcggtatctgactaaattttttaaattttaagtttaaaatttttttatcttcttttcaagaaattcttcaaaaatctttaaaaataattttttttaatttttttttaaataatatttttttctacaaatttgcttcaagaataaaataaaatttattaatttcaactaaattttctaaaaaatcaagttcgcaataaatttaattaatttatttttttcttaattattttaataattaataaattaatttaatttaattagtttaaaattagtaaaaaaaataatttttaatttttttttatattttcaaaaattctacaattttaaaatttataaaacattaaataaaataataaaaatacaaattttctgaCCTTCATTCCATTTTTTGCGATATCTCGCACCGCTAAAGCCGATTAATCTCGAAACTTGTCTTGATATGcgtcaaaaaatgttgagaAATATCCTTGCACGCAATGCAATGCCATTccgcagcacaaaaaaaagataaattacaGATATCATACATAcacataataattatatgCAAGCAACGTCAATTTCACGTCAatatacacacacacaacatATACTCGAGACTCGCAAAGAATTTCCCTAAAGCAACATTGTTCTTGTTTGCGGTTtccataatattaaataattggattaaattcacaaaacatACTCGTTCTGCGTGAAAATGTAGATGGATGCACAAAAGTTGTTGTAAACTATTTTTGACCaccattaaattaagttagaaTATATGTTTagcaaaatgttttgtttttgtgaacaaaaatatttttgagttagGTGTGAACAAAAGTCAGTAGTATGGGAACGCTCGACCATTTCCTCCTCCagaaattgcaataaaatatatataattttattattacaacaacaagagAATGTGGAAAGAACTCACACATAAATCTTGTAACCTTTCATACACTTGttcgttttattgtttttttgccTGCTTTCTTGCTTGAGTAAAAGCAGTGGACACGAATTACGTAACGGTGCGCGCTAAAATGCACGTCGCATCGTAAAAAGAGAGCTCCTCATTAAATGATACGGTAACAGACAGCAGCGGTGGTCGGCAGTTTGCTAGACAAGCCGAAAAGAATCTGGATTGCAGTGCAGCCAAGcgaaaacataataataataatgttaatacAGCAAAAGACAAGAAACACTTGAAAACTACTACCTAgggcaatttttattgtttcaaatCTGCTCTTGAAGAGATTTATAACTCTACTATTACGGAGCAATGAAAGAAAGATAGAAACAAGACAGACAATGACAATTACTGTATTTTCTTCAAGAACTTTTtcgtaacaaaatttttttggtagttTGAacacttgagaaattttttttttaaagtttggaGATTTTCACAAATATATTCGTGACTCTCCTTATGAAGTCTAAAAAGCCACTAAtgtaccaaaaaattaaataattaacactTTATGTACTCGTTAATGACTGCCAATGCCTCGGAATCACGACACAcacgaaaatattgaaaaattatcatctcACCAAATTAAGCAGTTATTTTGAATGCTCACAGCGGACAACTGAGCAACGtacctaaaaaaatcatgaaaattactCTCATCCCAGAGAGTGTAAATATTATATacataccgaaaacagcctaagtacacggaaaaaaagttaatttgttcagtttaaaagttaaaatctctaacattaaaaatatatcaatttaatgttaaactATTAGagtttaatgttaaattttataattataactatatatataattaattataataataaaatattaaaaatataaaaaaatatataataatatataaaaaaattttttattaaaataataaaaaaaaataaaattaattaaatttaaatttattttgttcgaactagatttataattataaattttataattttataattatttataattatataattaaaatttgtagaattacttaaaaatttgaataaaattgactaaaatcaaaaaaattatgatacatatttttaatatttttggggtaaataaattccaaaacaaaaattaaaatagttttgtatataattttttaaataaactttttccatgtctGCTTTAACATTAAACCAGAATGAAAAAATCcgctattaatttttatgaaaaattcatatttatatttttcttcctttttttagaagttttaggttaagaaacaataaaaaaacaacaatttaaaaaattaaattatttgaaaaaattctgaggaaaaaaattaaaattaaaaatttttaaattttttataattggcTTAAACTATCGTtagaatgcaataaaaatattaagatgaATGTGTATCAATCTTATCATTACTAAATAGcctatttctttaaaattttggtttaatgttaaattctgagaattttaaagttaaactgaacgaatttcaatttttttccgtgtATGTAGAaccacaaaatatataaaaaatcattgtttacgttttcttttatttatactttttttatattcaaaaacacTTGTTACTTGGATTTTAACAAATGTTAAGACAATCGTATACAGTCTCGCAGTCGTACGATTTATGCGGTAAAGTGTAACAGATTCAACTAGTAGGTAGTATGTGAAATTTGTATATAAAAACCACAATTTAGTTTAACTTGTACTTCGGTTCTAGACggtttattgttttatattttttttattttttgaagttcttaaataaatatttttttatttttcttggacCTACCAATTTATTCAAAGCGCGCGTTTGACTattgttgagaaaaaaataattgcttgaGAAAAgctatttaataataatcataataagtGTGTGCGCCCATTCTCATGATAttattttgagagaaaaaaaataaaataacagaaaCCGCTATCAAGTGATGAGAGACATCCCTTTTCTCGTACATTTCTgcgaaacaatgaaaaatgtttaatgtttatagataaataatgaagaaaaaaaacgagaatggAATTCAAATTATACGTGTTGAATTAAAACGACGACAAATtacgaaataaaagaaataaataaaacaatcaaaatgcGTGTTCATACGAGCATGCGGCAGCTGAAGAAGCGAATTAAGAAGAAGAATAATGCGAGAGGtacatgtaaattttatatcaaaaaaaaaagtttatcttgTCCCAATTAATTGTGACACCTTGACAAcatctcacacacacacacacaacgtCTTTACTTTTTACAactttatcaataaataaataaactttcggcattaaggaagaaaatgaacaatgaacaaaaaaaaagttgcagtgAAGGAAAAATCAATCAAGATTCATAAACAACAAGAAACTTTCTTGTGCGATAGATAACTCACGGTAACTTTTTCGGAAACGTCCATGGAGAAACATGAAGACGagcaagaagaaaaactttaaactttaCCTTTTGTGCTTATGTTACACGTTTGGAGCGCACTGATTCGGAACGAAGTAGTCTCGAATGTAAATAATGTGAGAAATTCTGCCGAATAGTAGCatgtgttgttgttattctTACGTAGCATGTAATAAGTTGAGTTTGTCTGTGCTTGGAGAGTAGGGAAAAGCAGAAGAAGTTTAAAATGttgtagaaatttattttaacggctgtatgttaattatttatgtgctaaaaatttattgttatgatggtaatttaaataaggcaaaattgttttttttatcactttttttttttggggaaattaaaactaatgatCGATGACTTGAAAAAACTTGTTAGGCGGCTTTTGTgtgaagttttaatttttatttaatttttcgttttgatttattaaaatttaaaataaaaaaaaaattaattaaaataaattaaataatttattaataaattattacctatttattttattaaaataattatttgtttaatttattaaaatttattttaactcagatttatttaaatttaaaaaaaaacctaaataaaaattaaataatttattaataaatataaataattaataaaataataatttattttttataatttaataataattaaaaataattatttgttaaaatttattttaactcagatttatttaaatttaaaaaaacgtaaataaaaattttgaaacttaaaatttaaataaattaatttaccaattttttttattattcaaatttattttattttaatgagttaGGGGAAAACGGGGTAAATTCGCACAGCAAATTTCCATTTTGTAGCTTGGAATCCTAACTTTAATTTACTGTTAGTCAACTTTGCTCtaaatgttgtttttatgCTCAATATAGacgattttccaaaaaaagtcACACGGGGCAAATTCGATTTTTACGGGGTAGTTTCGAACAGTCACTTAAAATGGCTCTAAATGTCACATAgaacacgaaaaaatcaaaattttttaaatttttgaaaagttcagtcaaatttaacttttacccatatgaactttttttgtccttCAAACGGACTTCAAGCTACAgccaattgaaaaaattgtaatttttcatgcattttgtatggaaaatttccaaaattcgcAAAATTGTATGAATGTGCGAAGGTGCCCCGTTTCGGTTTTAATCACATTTTGGTtcgtagaatttttatttatggagttaatttaaaatttctaaataagtAGAAAGAATGTCCAATTTAACTTTGaagcttttatatttttccgggccattttagtgaaaagtcgaaaatttacaaaggaccctcaaaaacacatttttcaagttttctccaatttcaagaaaatttttcaaaatttgtttttgggtgTTTAATTGGCTTTAAAATGCCGtcattttggcatttttagatttttgatttaataggGGTGTCCGAAGGTGCCCCGTGTGCGAATTTACCCCGTTTTCccctatatttttttcatttcttaacaaaagaaaacgttaatatttcaatttaaaatcaaaattttttaaaaatagaagaagTCCATTAagacaaaactttaaaaattaatggacttcttaattttaaatttaatacatatttaaaggataaaaattttacagattctattaaatttcaatttttaaaaaacatttttgataaaatatccaTTTTggtctttaaaaaatgcatataaaaaatttaaaatggattaaaatatcaatttaaaaaagtgtaaaaaattaaattttgtcaattaccaacatgattttaaaatcaaccgcaatgtttttcatgcatttattCCCGAAAAATTGGTTGTctgtgtttattttaaaacattcatGTCACCGTTGAACACTGGATTTGCTAATTTTACATTCTGACCACCCATTAACTCTTGTAAATTAGACAGTAATTCCTATAATTAAACCAATTTATCcccaaaatatttgattatattatcatttataattacacacaaatattatcctctttattattttgcatgtAGTTGAACGAGGAGATGacggattaaaattttcagctgcggaaaattttaaacgagcAAAACCACTGCTGCCTCCCCAGTATAAAATGCCACCACAGCCCATAATGCAACACTACAACGATTCGCAGCAACTGCCAGGTGCGGCAATAGAAACCGTTCCACACAATCTCCGTACACACTCGTCGAAATTTCCGGTAAGTGCTCACATTCTCACATAATCAACATTAATGGCATGTGATGTgcatttgtaatttaattctttgtcttttttcgGTCATTTACATTTGTGCAGATTGAACGCGAACTCATTTTGTCCAGTGATAACAAGAATGCGTCGAAAATGTCTCTGGCATCTGGTTTGCATCAATTTCTGCCACGAATGACGGGCAATAATGCCGTAACGGCTGTCACAATGACGCAAGATAGCCCAGTGAAGCATCAGATTCAGGCATGGAATCAAATTAACCATTCGCCGATGGATGCGACGATGCAACAAATGGCAATGGCGCGTCCAACACAGATGCCCGAAGATGTGACAGCACTCGTAAACAACGAAAATTATAACAGCAAAGATAACAGAGATGGAAAGAATGCCGTTGCGAAAACGTATCATACCATCAAAGATATCATTtcgagtaaatttaaaaaggatcAAGTTACAGCCGGAAGTTTGGATGAGTTGAATAACGCAACGACGTTTCAGCAGCAAATTGTGCAGCAACAACGCATTTCGCCGTATGCCGTGAAGAAACCACGTCCCGAGGACATGCAAATGTACGGCAATGGTCAACAGCGTCCCAATACCGACTCACCCATTTACTTGCAATCGAATGCGATGAGTTCCCAGCAGTATATTAACTCACAAATTCAGGCGCAACGAGCAGCATCACAGCCACACTTGCATATGACGAGTTACGATCCGGCTGCTTATCTGCAACAACAACTGCAAAACCAAACGGCGCCGATGCCAAATGAGCGTCGCGGCTCATTGGATAACAATATCGAGGTAACAGACTCCGATGACGGCGGTTTCATCAACAAAGGTCATCATCGACGATCGAATCGCACGCCAGTCGAAAATTACTTAACTCCAAATGCTCAAAGCTactatgaaaaacaaaaaactccgCAATTTTCGGCTTACAGACATGGAATGGTCGAACACGTCAACGAAAAACGTCATTTGCAAAATGACCCGCAAAATGGAAATGAAAGCGGGAGAGAATCTCGCAACAATTTGATTGAAAGAAAACAAGCAACACCCATCAACAACACGTCAGACTATGAAAAAGGCGAACATTTTAGCTCAAATGTCGATTCTGGACGAGAAAGTCTCGCTTATACGCCTGGATCACGTGGAAATACTAACACAGGGCAGCACAATGGCGATCAGAACGTCGATGGAAATGACTCGGAATGGGTCGATGTCATCGATTCTGAGCTGAAAAACATTCTGGAGCCCGGAATGCAAGAGATGAGTTTGAACAAAGAGCAATCAGGAAGGAATAGTATGTCTTCAGCATCACCCCAACTGCCACATATCATGGGACCGCCAAATAATAGACCTCATAAGTCATCAcatgtaagaattttaaatgaaatttttatgaaaatgtctTAAACTTACCTTATTTTTACagcaaatgaataaaaatgacaaacaagAATACGGTACGGACAGCTATAACCGCGCTGGGAACGTCTCAAAACCAATAGCTCCAAGCAAGGGATTTCCAAGTGCCAGTTTGCAACAAAAGCGCCAAGATATGAACGGTATTCCGATGAAAAAACAAGTTGAACAGTCACTTTTGAAGCGTCATCGTAagtaatttcatcaatttttcaataaaatttttttaaaaataattttttatcatttcagtATTTGGTCTCGATGTGGATATGACTTCAACTACGACACGT
The sequence above is drawn from the Culicoides brevitarsis isolate CSIRO-B50_1 chromosome 1, AGI_CSIRO_Cbre_v1, whole genome shotgun sequence genome and encodes:
- the LOC134837323 gene encoding uncharacterized protein LOC134837323, translated to MRVHTSMRQLKKRIKKKNNARVERGDDGLKFSAAENFKRAKPLLPPQYKMPPQPIMQHYNDSQQLPGAAIETVPHNLRTHSSKFPIERELILSSDNKNASKMSLASGLHQFLPRMTGNNAVTAVTMTQDSPVKHQIQAWNQINHSPMDATMQQMAMARPTQMPEDVTALVNNENYNSKDNRDGKNAVAKTYHTIKDIISSKFKKDQVTAGSLDELNNATTFQQQIVQQQRISPYAVKKPRPEDMQMYGNGQQRPNTDSPIYLQSNAMSSQQYINSQIQAQRAASQPHLHMTSYDPAAYLQQQLQNQTAPMPNERRGSLDNNIEVTDSDDGGFINKGHHRRSNRTPVENYLTPNAQSYYEKQKTPQFSAYRHGMVEHVNEKRHLQNDPQNGNESGRESRNNLIERKQATPINNTSDYEKGEHFSSNVDSGRESLAYTPGSRGNTNTGQHNGDQNVDGNDSEWVDVIDSELKNILEPGMQEMSLNKEQSGRNSMSSASPQLPHIMGPPNNRPHKSSHQMNKNDKQEYGTDSYNRAGNVSKPIAPSKGFPSASLQQKRQDMNGIPMKKQVEQSLLKRHLFGLDVDMTSTTTRSFDLESLLGIGQSVSDSETDTNGLRNIKYQLEGLENMYSEVLKMLKSRRPQMGDNSSRGMSRRRYGSISSLPSSSVSGRPIRDKKRIDERRKIRDIKGINKRFQRLESHVVTLARSVAHLSSEMRSQHLVTQEIEMLKSDIAGLRNQNNRSSMFFHNNGNTQMTAMDRSQPPEAPNLTNPKRVKKLTKFFGDDPPLLRLFLRKLGYEKYAQLFEQEKVGMIELPYLSEERLQKMGVPLGPRLRILQEAQISLCKDTTLCIL